The genomic interval gtgcatgcgtattacgtattcagtctataggcgtgtagtgtttctttacaaagtgacatcgcccactactggcctggcagcagaatataGCATTTTTAGACGTTTTTGCAAATCCATGTGAacggatcgttttgacaacgctGTTGCCTGTACccttagttttagttaactataattaACTATAAGCATTATTCTCTCATTTAATCCAACAAAAAGCGTAAAATTGAATGTTGTTTGCCAGTTAAAACTGGTTTAGCTCCTCCATGTCCCTACCTGGTTGTGTGTGTCTCCACGGGAGGATGTCCACCCCGCTTCTGCAGAAGGAGCGATCGGTGTGGGACTCAGTGCTGTAGAGAATCTCTTGACTCTGACGCTCTCCAGGGTGCTGCGCTTTCACACGCACCTCCAGAACGGTCACCTCCTTCTCCTTCTTCAGCTTCCCAGACTTCCCCTTCACCCGTGTGCGCTTAGTGTCCACCCACACCACACGTTCCTTCACTGCTGATCTGGGTACACATGGAGATAACAAGATATTAACAGAATATATCACCCAAAATTGAATACATACCAATGCGTCTGTAAGTCTGAACTCACTCGTCGATGCCCAGGTCAGCAAGTGTGGTGTTCAGAAATGGAAATGCCTGGTCAGGGCTCAGAATTTCAATGGGCAGATGCACACACATGGGCACTGTCCAGTCCAGCTTAGTGCGCGCCGTTTTGTCATTGGTGGGGGAGTCTAAGGGGCCATCACCATTCACCTGCTTCTCCCGGGGCTGGACCCCATGCTGAACCTCTGGATTCTTTTCTTGACCTGTCAGCTTGACACTGGTGTCTTTAACTGGCAGCTGTTTGGTTTCTTTCCTTTCGTCTATGATCATTGCGTTGATTCCTTTGATTCCTTTCTGGATGAAATGATAACCCTAATCTTCTCAAATCAGCTGATGTTCTCCAAATTTGAGATCCAATCAAACCAGATGTAGACAAGTCTTCCCAGGTGCTTCTCTCTCTGCTGTTGGGTTTAGGCTCTGTGACACTCTGAGAATATTCAGAAGTCCAGTGGAGATTTAAATGgtctgtgtgaatgtgtgtaatgTGGCGCTGACGTGTGAGCTTTATTAGTCTGTCAGAGGCTGACAAATTACAGTATGGAGAgttgtttatattattaaatcatatttcCCCTTCCCAATGTTTAGTCTGTGAACCAACTAACTAGCATCTAACTAGCTCAGTGGGGCTTGCTTAATGCCTTTATGAAAAATTGCaccagtaaataaaaataaataactccTCAACGACTAACTAAATGTTGTTCCtggttttttatttataaaaaaaacaatattggcATTAGTGATATTATTTAACTAAGTGGGGTTTCACTTTATTAAAAGTTTGTAGGGGTTTTACTTCATGGAATTTTgcaccaaatattaaaaaataaataaataaatctgttagGTTTCCCCACACCCaactttaatgtaaaaacaatattgatattaattatattatttaactaactaactaaaactaGCTTTATAACACATTGGGGGTTTACTTTATTATATTTGAACAAACCAACCAACTAAATTTGTGGGGTTTCCCATTCAATTTTGCACTAATTTTACACTTACACAGGTCATATCACATATGAATTCCTCTAGCTGCTCTCTTGGCCCATTACCCACTAAATTTCTCAAAATGGTTTTGAACTGCTTATTACCAGACATCCTGAATATCATAATCAGTCGCTACAAATTTTTAAAACTGCAATTGTTAGGCCTCTGCTGAAGAAATGTAATCTTGATTCTTCTGTGCTCAGTAACTACAGACCAATCTCTAATGTACCATTTCTTggtaaaataattgaaaaagaaaatattatctATACAGCTTAATaactacactatattgccaaaagtattgggacacccctccaaatcattgaattcaggtgttccaa from Ctenopharyngodon idella isolate HZGC_01 chromosome 23, HZGC01, whole genome shotgun sequence carries:
- the si:ch211-196f5.2 gene encoding uncharacterized protein si:ch211-196f5.2, with the translated sequence MIIDERKETKQLPVKDTSVKLTGQEKNPEVQHGVQPREKQVNGDGPLDSPTNDKTARTKLDWTVPMCVHLPIEILSPDQAFPFLNTTLADLGIDESAVKERVVWVDTKRTRVKGKSGKLKKEKEVTVLEVRVKAQHPGERQSQEILYSTESHTDRSFCRSGVDILPWRHTQPAENELQPVEMTLALDTVSESKWQKTEEKRDLPSEE